A genomic segment from Schistosoma mansoni, WGS project CABG00000000 data, chromosome 3 unplaced supercontig 0077, strain Puerto Rico, whole genome shotgun sequence encodes:
- a CDS encoding XP_018645434.1 translates to MSHHVQGLINFINKSPTPFHGSNLFIYEIKHFIQSVRTFLDNHGFRELFEEESWSLRPLDRVYITKNESTVIAAAVGGRFETGNGFTLLGAHTDSPCLRLKPNSERLKEGYIQLGVETYGGGLWYTWFDRDLKLAGRVIIRNAEGRLEQRLVHINNPIACVPSLAIHLNQEIKTQGFHPNSEQHLSPILCTRLMEQLQNPNAQNANTTECGNDSTNTCFNICPISLPNRNRHPPALLRLLSEETGVSEQQIVELELCFADAQPACVGGLYKEFIHAPRLDNLFNSYAGLHGFIESLPTLSSECNIRLLCLFDHEEVGSTSTQGADSGYTLSVIRRLNKAFEMCNLSETLTPCNNTNTSQCTKCNLDLHFEKSLAKSFLVSADQAHAVHPSWGERHECYHKPQFHSGVVLKYNVSQRYATNSLTAAVVREIAHLCNVPVQEFVSRQDIHCGSTIGPLLSSQLGVPTVDLGFPQLAMHSCRELCCSTSIEQAVRFFSSYYEHLSKLWCNQSYRESKPPPPQQQQQQQSYHQIHLMN, encoded by the exons TTATCCAATCAGTGAGGACATTTTTGGATAATCATGGTTTTCGTGAATTATTTGAAGAAGAATCTTGGAGTTTACGACCTTTAGATAGAGTTTatataacaaaaaatgaatCAACTGTAATTGCAGCCGCTGTTGGTGGTCGATTTGAAACAGGCAATGGTTTTACTTTACTTGGTGCACATACAGACAGTCCATGTTTACGTTTGAAACCAAATTCGGAACGTTTAAAAGAAGGTTATATTCAATTAGGTGTTGAAACATATGGTGGTGGTCTTTGGTATACATGGTTTGATAGAGATTTAAAATTAGCTGGACGTGTAATTATTCGTAATGCTGAAGGACGCCTGGAACAACGTTTAGTACATATTAATAATCCAATTGCATGTGTTCCTAGTTTAGCAATACATTTAAATCAAGAAATAAAAACTCAAGGTTTTCATCCAAATTCTGAACAACATTTATCTCCAATATTGTGTACTAGGTTAATGGAACAG CTTCAAAATCCAAATGCTCAAAATGCCAATACTACTGAATGTGGAAATGATTCAACAAATACATGTTTTAACATATGTCCTATTTCATTGCCTAATAGAAATCGTCATCCACCAGCTTTGTTACGTTTATTAAGTGAAGAAACAGGTGTTAGTGAACAACAAATTGTAGAGCTAGAGCTTTGTTTTGCCGATGCACAACCTGCTTGTGTTGGTGGTCTATACAAAGAATTTATTCATGCACCTCGTttagataatttatttaattcttaTGCTGGTCTTCATGGTTTCATTGAATCTCTTCCAACTTTATCCTCTGAATGTAATATACGTTTATTATGCTTATTTGATCATGAAGAAGTTGGTTCTACATCAACTCAAGGTGCAGATTCAGGTTATACTTTGTCTGTTATTCGTCGACTTAATAAAGCATTTGAAATGTGCAATTTATCTGAAACACTTACGCCATGTAACAATACAAATACATCACAATGTACAAAATGTAATTTAGATTTACATTTTGAAAAATCATTAGCTAAATCTTTTCTTGTATCAGCTGATCAAGCTCATGCAGTTCATCCATCATGGGGTGAACGACATGAATGTTATCATAAACCTCAATTTCATAGTGGtgttgtattaaaatacaatgTTTCACAACGTTATGCTACAAATAGTCTTACTGCAGCGGTTGTTCGTGAAATTGCACATTTGTGTAATGTCCCAGTTCAG GAATTTGTTTCAAGACAAGATATACATTGTGGTTCTACAATAGGACCATTATTATCATCCCAATTAGGTGTACCTACTGTAGATTTAGGTTTTCCTCAATTAGCTATGCATTCATGTAGAGAATTATGTTGTTCAACTAGTATTGAACAAGCAGTACGTTTTTTTTCATCATATTATGAACATTTATCAAAATTATGGTGTAATCAATCATATCGTGAAAGtaaaccaccaccaccacaacaacaacaacagcaacaatcctatcatcaaattcatttaatgaattaa